Proteins co-encoded in one Streptomyces roseochromogenus subsp. oscitans DS 12.976 genomic window:
- a CDS encoding ROK family glucokinase, producing the protein MSTYRDLTAPIGSRRAPVLRTVGTRERRSHLTAPRVPTVGIDIGGTKVMAGVVDADGNILEKLRAETPDKSKSPQVVEDTIVELVLDLSDRHDVHAVGIGAAGWVDADRNRVLFAPHLSWRNEPLRDRLSGRLSVPVLVDNDANTAAWAEWRFGAGRGEDHLVMITLGTGIGGAILEDGQVKRGKYGVAGEFGHMQVVPGGHRCPCGNRGCWEQYSSGNALVREAKELAVADSPVAYGIIEHVKGNIADITGPMITELAREGDAMCIELLQDIGQWLGVGIANLAAALDPSCFVIGGGVSAADDLLIGPARDAFKRHLTGRGYRPEARITRAQLGPEAGMVGAADLARLVARRFRRAKRRRVERYERYERYTQARRDRDSA; encoded by the coding sequence ATGAGCACCTACCGCGACCTCACCGCCCCCATCGGCTCCCGCCGAGCCCCGGTCCTGCGAACCGTCGGCACGCGCGAGCGCCGATCCCACCTGACCGCACCCCGCGTGCCCACGGTAGGGATCGACATCGGCGGCACCAAGGTCATGGCGGGCGTCGTGGACGCCGACGGCAACATCCTGGAGAAGCTCCGCGCGGAGACCCCGGACAAGTCCAAGAGCCCCCAGGTCGTCGAGGACACCATCGTCGAACTGGTCCTGGACCTGTCCGACCGGCACGACGTGCACGCGGTCGGCATCGGCGCGGCCGGCTGGGTCGACGCCGACCGCAACCGCGTCCTGTTCGCGCCCCACCTGTCCTGGCGCAACGAACCGCTGCGCGACCGCCTGAGCGGTCGCCTCTCCGTGCCGGTCCTGGTGGACAACGACGCCAACACCGCCGCCTGGGCGGAGTGGCGCTTCGGCGCCGGGCGTGGCGAGGACCACCTCGTCATGATCACGCTCGGCACCGGCATCGGCGGCGCCATCCTGGAGGACGGCCAGGTCAAGCGCGGCAAGTATGGCGTCGCCGGCGAGTTCGGCCATATGCAGGTCGTGCCCGGCGGGCACCGCTGCCCGTGCGGCAACCGCGGCTGCTGGGAGCAGTACAGCTCCGGCAACGCCCTCGTCCGCGAGGCCAAGGAGCTGGCCGTCGCCGACTCGCCCGTCGCCTACGGCATCATCGAGCACGTCAAGGGCAACATCGCCGACATCACCGGCCCGATGATCACCGAGCTGGCCCGCGAGGGCGACGCCATGTGCATCGAGCTGCTCCAGGACATCGGCCAGTGGCTCGGCGTCGGTATCGCCAACCTCGCCGCCGCCCTCGACCCGTCCTGCTTCGTCATCGGCGGCGGGGTCTCGGCGGCCGACGACCTGCTCATCGGCCCGGCCCGGGACGCCTTCAAGCGCCATCTCACCGGCCGCGGCTACCGCCCCGAGGCCCGCATCACCCGCGCCCAGCTCGGTCCCGAGGCCGGCATGGTCGGTGCCGCAGACCTGGCCCGGCTGGTCGCCCGCCGGTTCCGCCGCGCCAAGCGCCGCCGGGTGGAGAGGTACGAGCGCTACGAGCGGTACACCCAGGCCCGCCGCGACCGGGACAGCGCATGA
- a CDS encoding ATP-binding cassette domain-containing protein, producing the protein MTLVKLTGVSKHYGTVRALEGVSLEVHPGDITCVLGDNGAGKSTLIKIVAGLHQHDGGTLSIEGEETTLSSPREALDRGIATVYQDLAVVPLMPVWRNFFLGSEPRKGKGPFKRLDTDLMRRTTRDALLRMGIDLRDVDQPIGTLSGGERQCVAIARAVHFGAKVLVLDEPTAALGVKQSGVVLKYVAAARDEGLGVVLITHNPHHAYLVGDRFVLLRRGTMVGKYTRDEITLEELTQQMAGGSDLEALRHELQRT; encoded by the coding sequence ATGACTCTCGTCAAGCTGACCGGCGTCAGCAAGCACTACGGCACCGTCCGCGCCCTCGAAGGCGTCTCACTGGAGGTCCACCCCGGCGACATCACCTGCGTCCTCGGCGACAACGGAGCCGGCAAGTCCACCTTGATCAAGATCGTCGCGGGTCTGCACCAGCACGACGGCGGCACCCTGAGCATCGAGGGTGAGGAGACGACCCTCTCCTCACCGCGGGAGGCCCTGGACCGCGGCATCGCCACGGTCTACCAGGACTTGGCGGTGGTCCCCCTCATGCCGGTCTGGCGCAACTTCTTCCTGGGCTCCGAGCCCCGCAAGGGCAAGGGCCCCTTCAAGCGCCTGGACACCGACCTCATGCGCCGCACCACCCGCGATGCCCTGCTCCGCATGGGCATCGACCTCCGCGACGTCGACCAGCCCATCGGCACCCTCTCCGGCGGCGAACGCCAGTGTGTGGCGATCGCCCGGGCGGTCCATTTCGGCGCCAAGGTCCTCGTCCTGGACGAGCCGACGGCGGCACTGGGCGTCAAGCAGTCCGGTGTGGTCCTGAAATATGTGGCCGCGGCACGCGACGAGGGCCTGGGCGTTGTTCTGATCACCCACAACCCGCATCACGCGTACTTGGTCGGCGACCGCTTCGTACTCCTGAGGCGCGGCACAATGGTGGGCAAATACACACGGGACGAGATCACGCTGGAGGAGCTGACCCAGCAGATGGCCGGCGGCTCCGACCTCGAGGCTCTACGCCACGAACTGCAGCGAACCTAG